One stretch of Eretmochelys imbricata isolate rEreImb1 chromosome 1, rEreImb1.hap1, whole genome shotgun sequence DNA includes these proteins:
- the IKBIP gene encoding inhibitor of nuclear factor kappa-B kinase-interacting protein isoform X2, which yields MSDMKQRKKAVPSPKHNEDPQKQSNYGMISGPRSSSNSQNSFWIDSRTALNLLCLVACLLLTWFLFQQSGQLAHMEKKYHLLQLETGKCQDMENKVNLISEKCEKTQDLMEQLEALQIISHVKHLQESLYGMKTWSKSIIQKKEELQENLTTLFHAVVKVEQSTASVAKDVSLKIATVKTDIRRISGLVSDVTSLTDSLQALEDKVDKAEKKTVQNIGDLLTSSIDRTAKLRSFASDNSKRIEQIKITLSDLRGDFNKHSDRLLNLESNRAKVLKTVTFANDLKPKVYNLKKDFARLEPMINELTLRNGRLVDDILQREKEIVFLNEKLSNLTTVQTEIKDMKDEITKILDMN from the exons ATGTCTGACATGaagcaaagaaagaaagctgTTCCTTCACCGAAGCACAACGAAGATCCACAAAAGCAGAGCAATTATGGAATGATCTCaggtcccaggagcagcagcaataGTCAGAATTCCTTTTGGATAGACTCACGGACAGCCTTAAACCTGCTTTGCCTTGTTGCTTGTCTACTGCTCACCTG GTTCCTATTTCAGCAGTCAGGCCAACTTGCTCACATGGAAAAAAAGTATCATTTATTACAGCTGGAAACTGGAAAATGCCAGGATATGGAAAACAAAGTTAACTTAATTTCTGAAAAG TGTGAAAAGACTCAAGACTTAATGGAACAACTGGAAGCTCTTCAAATAATTTCTCATGTTAAACATCTACAAGAGAGTCTCTATGGCATGAAAACATGGTCTAAGAGCATAATTCAAAAAAAAGAAGAACTGCAGGAGAACTTAACAACTCTTTTTCATGCAGTTGTAAAAGTTGAGCAGAGTACAGCTTCTGTAGCAAAAGATGTATCTCTAAAGATTGCAACAGTAAAAACTGACATAAGACGCATTTCAGGTCTAGTGTCAGATGTGACCTCATTGACTGATTCTCTGCAAGCACTGGAAGATAAAGTAGATAAAGCTGAAAAGAAGACAGTACAAAATATAGGTGACCTACTTACAAGTAGCATTGACCGTACTGCAAAGCTACGAAGTTTTGCCTCTGATAACTCAAAAAGAATTGAACAGATTAAAATCACATTGTCTGACTTGAGAGGTGATTTCAATAAACATTCAGATAGGCTTTTAAATCTGGAAAGTAACAGAGCAAAAGTTCTGAAGACAGTTACTTTTGCAAACGATTTAAAACCCAAGGTGTACAACTTAAAGAAGGACTTTGCCCGTTTGGAACCAATGATAAATGAGCTAACATTAAGAAATGGAAGGTTGGTTGATGATATAttacaaagagagaaagaaattgTTTTCTTGAATGAAAAACTGTCCAATTTAACTACAGTTCAGACTGAGATCAAGGATATGAAAGATGAAATAACCAAGATTTTAGATATGAATTAA
- the IKBIP gene encoding inhibitor of nuclear factor kappa-B kinase-interacting protein isoform X1: MSDMKQRKKAVPSPKHNEDPQKQSNYGMISGPRSSSNSQNSFWIDSRTALNLLCLVACLLLTWFLFQQSGQLAHMEKKYHLLQLETGKCQDMENKVNLISEKLESSESILQEATSSISMMTHFEQEVSTLRNIIQDIQNSEQTFSEKMQSINETFQNVMDSWKRSLDEMNANTSSLKSEAKFIHTEVTTHINTADQNMKSLSERLKDLEDSTIRNIKTLKRQEEDELSRVEQQLELDTKTVEKLEEEQNTLLARDIDLSQKLTDYEPKIEECKTHLPTIENAIQSILRVSSELIGIEKKMEDLTVQMFTMEDEMLKTVSNIMEMQKVLESMQYDNSILKLQNEIIVLKEKVYDITVSSNTREVVPLEYNLENEQSEGDDQ; the protein is encoded by the exons ATGTCTGACATGaagcaaagaaagaaagctgTTCCTTCACCGAAGCACAACGAAGATCCACAAAAGCAGAGCAATTATGGAATGATCTCaggtcccaggagcagcagcaataGTCAGAATTCCTTTTGGATAGACTCACGGACAGCCTTAAACCTGCTTTGCCTTGTTGCTTGTCTACTGCTCACCTG GTTCCTATTTCAGCAGTCAGGCCAACTTGCTCACATGGAAAAAAAGTATCATTTATTACAGCTGGAAACTGGAAAATGCCAGGATATGGAAAACAAAGTTAACTTAATTTCTGAAAAG CTTGAGTCTTCCGAAAGTATCCTGCAGGAAGCTACCTCATCCATCTCTATGATGACCCATTTTGAGCAGGAAGTGTCCACTCTCCGTAACATCATACAGGACATTCAGAACAGTGAGCAGACGTTCTCTGAAAAGATGCAAAGCATTAATGAGACATTCCAGAATGTCATGGACTCCTGGAAAAGAAGCCTGGATGAAATGAATGCAAACACTAGTAGTTTAAAATCTGAAGCAAAGTTCATACATACTGAAGTTACAACCCATATAAATACTGCTGATCAAAATATGAAGTCTCTTTCAGAAAGATTAAAAGATTTAGAAGACAGTACAATAAGaaatattaaaacattaaaaagacAGGAAGAAGATGAGCTTTCTAGAGTTGAACAGCAGCTGGAGTTGGATACAAAGACAGTTGAAAAATTAGAAGAAGAACAGAATACCTTGTTAGCTAGAGACATAGATTTGAGTCAGAAGCTTACAGACTATGAACCGAAAATTGAGGAATGCAAGACCCACTTACCAACAATTGAAAATGCCATTCAGTCCATTCTTAGAGTATCAAGTGAGCTGATAGGTATAGAGAAAAAAATGGAAGACTTGACAGTACAGATGTTTACTATGGAAGATGAGATGCTAAAAACAGTGTCAAATATAATGGAAATGCAAAAGGTTCTTGAAAGCATGCAGTATGACAACAGCATATTAAAACTGCAAAatgaaataattgttttaaaagaaaaagtatatGACATTACAGTATCTTCAAATACAAGAGAAGTAGTACCTTTAGAATACAATCTAGAAAATGAACAGAGTGAGGGTGATGATCAGTGA